The proteins below are encoded in one region of Paraburkholderia aromaticivorans:
- a CDS encoding OprD family outer membrane porin, which produces MKDTRSKTRSKKTGAATFFYCAFTLPALTLAANAYADDGVTEPTSEAPKAQTVAQTLSSPAQLAQTAPTQQNDTSGKRRAEQGGQVRNDQPDTTNAVVNAEASQTVTPPAPLSSQAASKGFIADSHLNLQFRNYSDYFQAPNTIYRHAWVQGVQANYESGYTQGLVGFGVDASLFGALKLDGGNGAGNMVHVGKDGGGSQQLAWAYPGMYDIKGRISETVVKYGLQDVTNPFLEPHDNRALPPTFLGVSMVSNDLAHTELQAGSFTKVDARGHTNLTNLTTSYGGTRIDRLTYVGGTWHYAQNGEMALYVDQADDVWRQYYGSVAQSFGDPTTIKWSGLANIYSTHDTGASRQGHINSNAYSVSVSAQHGPHALLLGYQQVLGDQFFDYVNETNGIYLTNSMDVDYNAPHEQSLQLRYTFDGKYAGVPGLKAMFWGQYGWGADASAGATENASPSAPLHDLYWKNGEPVHGHHHEFGFIPSYTLQSGRFKDTKITFIAMWHNSQYHYSDGNNMEYRLVVNVPVKVF; this is translated from the coding sequence ATGAAAGATACCCGATCAAAAACCCGGTCAAAAAAAACCGGAGCAGCAACGTTCTTTTACTGCGCATTCACGCTTCCCGCACTGACACTAGCCGCTAACGCGTATGCCGACGACGGCGTCACGGAGCCCACCTCCGAAGCGCCTAAAGCTCAAACGGTCGCGCAAACGTTGTCGTCCCCCGCGCAACTCGCGCAAACCGCGCCGACGCAGCAAAACGATACGTCCGGCAAGCGCCGGGCGGAGCAAGGTGGCCAGGTGCGCAACGACCAACCCGACACCACCAACGCCGTCGTCAACGCCGAGGCCAGTCAGACAGTCACGCCGCCCGCGCCGCTGTCGAGCCAGGCGGCGAGCAAGGGCTTTATCGCCGACAGCCATCTGAATCTGCAGTTTCGCAATTACTCCGACTACTTCCAGGCGCCCAACACGATCTACCGTCACGCGTGGGTCCAGGGCGTGCAGGCCAACTATGAATCCGGCTACACGCAAGGGCTGGTCGGCTTCGGCGTCGATGCGTCGCTATTCGGCGCGCTCAAGCTCGACGGCGGCAATGGCGCGGGCAACATGGTGCACGTGGGCAAGGACGGCGGCGGTTCGCAGCAGCTCGCGTGGGCGTACCCCGGCATGTACGACATCAAGGGGCGCATTTCGGAAACGGTCGTGAAGTACGGCTTGCAGGACGTGACGAACCCGTTCCTCGAACCGCACGACAACCGCGCGCTGCCGCCGACCTTCCTCGGCGTCTCGATGGTCAGCAACGATCTCGCGCACACCGAACTCCAGGCCGGCAGCTTCACCAAGGTCGACGCGCGCGGCCACACCAACCTGACCAATCTCACCACCTCGTACGGCGGCACGCGGATCGATCGCCTGACTTATGTGGGCGGCACGTGGCACTACGCGCAGAACGGCGAGATGGCCCTGTATGTCGATCAGGCCGACGACGTCTGGCGTCAGTACTACGGCTCGGTCGCGCAGTCGTTCGGCGATCCGACCACCATCAAGTGGAGCGGTCTCGCGAACATCTACTCGACGCACGACACCGGCGCGTCGCGTCAGGGGCACATCAACAGCAATGCGTACAGCGTGTCGGTCTCCGCGCAGCACGGCCCGCATGCGCTGCTGCTCGGCTACCAGCAGGTGCTCGGCGACCAGTTCTTCGACTACGTCAACGAGACCAACGGTATTTACCTGACCAACTCGATGGACGTGGACTACAACGCGCCACACGAACAGTCGCTGCAATTGCGCTATACGTTCGACGGCAAATACGCCGGCGTGCCGGGGCTCAAGGCGATGTTCTGGGGGCAATACGGCTGGGGCGCGGATGCGTCGGCGGGCGCGACGGAGAATGCCTCGCCATCGGCACCGCTGCATGATCTGTACTGGAAGAACGGCGAGCCGGTGCATGGCCATCATCACGAGTTCGGTTTCATTCCGAGCTACACGCTGCAAAGCGGACGCTTCAAGGACACGAAGATCACGTTCATCGCGATGTGGCACAACAGCCAGTACCACTACTCCGACGGCAACAACATGGAATACCGGCTGGTGGTGAATGTGCCGGTGAAGGTGTTCTAA
- a CDS encoding NupC/NupG family nucleoside CNT transporter — protein MALIARNILGIAVLLLIAFIFSTNRRAIRLRTVISALLAQVGIGAFILFVPVGKSILSGAASAVNHVLGYGNAGIEFLFGGLVQAKMFQVFGDGGFVFAVRVLPAIIFVTALISVLYYLGVMRWIVIVLGTVFQKLLGVSKIESFSAVTTIFLGQSEMPAVVKPFTPDMTGAELFAVMSSGMAAVAGSVLAGYAGLGVRIEYLLAASFMAVPGGLLFAKIIHPSTEPSRVHLDNLNFDEKRPTNIIEAASSGATVGLKIAVMVGAMLIAFVGLIALLNGIVGGVGGWFGHPQLSMQSVLGVVFAPLAYLIGVPWNEASIAGNFLGQKVILNEFVAYASLSPYLKDAASVTAAGLQALDPRTIAILSFALCGFANFSSIAVLTGGFSAVAPGRRAEVARYGLRVVLAATLSNLMSATIAGMFITLN, from the coding sequence ATGGCACTGATCGCTCGAAACATCCTCGGTATTGCAGTACTGCTACTCATCGCGTTCATCTTTTCCACCAACCGTCGTGCCATCCGCTTACGGACTGTAATCAGCGCGCTGCTCGCGCAGGTTGGAATCGGCGCATTCATTCTGTTCGTGCCGGTCGGCAAGTCGATCCTTTCGGGCGCGGCGTCCGCTGTCAATCATGTGCTCGGCTACGGTAACGCGGGCATCGAGTTCCTGTTCGGCGGCCTCGTGCAAGCAAAGATGTTCCAGGTTTTCGGCGACGGCGGTTTCGTGTTCGCCGTGCGCGTGCTGCCGGCCATCATCTTCGTCACGGCGTTGATCTCCGTGCTGTACTACCTCGGCGTAATGCGCTGGATCGTGATCGTGCTCGGCACGGTGTTTCAGAAACTGCTCGGCGTGTCGAAGATCGAATCGTTTTCCGCGGTCACCACGATCTTCCTGGGGCAAAGCGAAATGCCCGCCGTGGTCAAACCGTTCACGCCCGACATGACCGGCGCCGAATTGTTCGCGGTGATGTCGAGCGGCATGGCGGCCGTCGCCGGGTCGGTGCTGGCGGGTTATGCAGGGCTTGGCGTGCGCATCGAGTATCTGCTGGCGGCGTCGTTCATGGCGGTGCCGGGCGGCTTGCTGTTCGCGAAGATCATTCACCCGTCCACCGAACCGAGCCGGGTGCATCTGGATAACCTCAACTTCGACGAGAAGCGTCCCACCAATATCATCGAAGCCGCGAGTTCCGGCGCGACCGTGGGCCTGAAAATCGCGGTGATGGTCGGCGCGATGCTGATCGCGTTCGTTGGGCTGATTGCGTTGCTCAACGGAATCGTGGGCGGCGTGGGCGGCTGGTTCGGCCATCCGCAACTGTCGATGCAATCGGTACTCGGCGTGGTATTCGCGCCGCTTGCCTATCTGATCGGCGTGCCCTGGAACGAGGCCTCGATTGCCGGCAATTTCCTCGGGCAGAAGGTCATTCTCAACGAGTTCGTCGCGTATGCGTCGCTGTCGCCGTATCTGAAAGACGCCGCGAGCGTGACCGCGGCCGGTCTGCAGGCGCTCGATCCGCGTACCATTGCTATCCTGTCGTTTGCGTTGTGCGGCTTCGCGAACTTTTCGTCGATCGCGGTGCTGACGGGCGGCTTTAGCGCCGTCGCGCCGGGACGCCGTGCCGAAGTCGCGCGTTACGGCCTGCGTGTCGTGCTCGCCGCGACGCTCTCGAACCTGATGAGCGCCACGATTGCGGGCATGTTCATTACGCTGAATTGA
- the panE gene encoding 2-dehydropantoate 2-reductase — MRILVVGAGAVGGYFGGRLAAAGQDVTFLVRPGRAEKLKRDGLVISSVRGDLKLPDPQTILAGVGAEPFDLVLLSCKAYSLDDAIDSFAPLVGESTLILPMLNGMRHIDVLNEKFGAARVLGGQCVIAATLNAEQHIVHLNDSHAITFGEQAGGASERVQAIAEAMGGANFDALVSENILLRMWEKWVFLATLAAGTCLMRGSVGDILAAPDGKRVIENLLGECRAVAEHNGFTMGPDFDARATQTLFTPSPLTASMLRDVENHSHTEADHILGDLISRGGDAQKGEHGLSLLRIAYSHLKTYEARQARTS; from the coding sequence ATGCGAATTCTAGTAGTGGGGGCGGGCGCCGTCGGCGGCTATTTCGGCGGGCGTCTCGCAGCGGCGGGCCAGGACGTGACCTTCCTCGTGCGTCCCGGCCGGGCGGAAAAGCTCAAGCGTGACGGGCTCGTCATCAGCAGCGTGCGCGGTGATCTCAAGTTGCCCGATCCCCAAACGATTCTCGCCGGCGTCGGCGCCGAGCCGTTCGATCTGGTGCTGCTGAGCTGCAAAGCCTACAGTCTCGACGACGCCATCGATTCCTTCGCGCCGCTCGTCGGCGAGTCGACGCTGATTCTGCCGATGCTCAACGGCATGCGCCATATCGACGTGCTCAACGAAAAGTTCGGCGCGGCGCGCGTGCTGGGCGGCCAATGCGTGATCGCCGCTACGCTCAACGCCGAGCAGCATATCGTGCATCTGAACGATAGCCACGCGATCACCTTCGGCGAACAGGCCGGCGGCGCGTCGGAACGTGTTCAGGCAATCGCCGAAGCCATGGGCGGCGCGAATTTCGACGCGCTGGTCAGCGAAAACATTTTGCTGCGCATGTGGGAGAAGTGGGTGTTCCTGGCCACATTGGCGGCCGGCACGTGCTTGATGCGCGGTTCGGTCGGCGATATTCTGGCTGCGCCGGACGGCAAGCGCGTGATCGAGAATCTGCTGGGCGAGTGCCGCGCGGTGGCCGAGCACAACGGTTTTACCATGGGCCCGGACTTCGACGCACGCGCCACGCAAACGCTCTTCACGCCTTCGCCGCTCACCGCGTCCATGTTGCGCGATGTGGAAAACCACTCGCATACCGAGGCGGATCATATTCTCGGCGATCTGATTTCGCGCGGCGGCGACGCGCAAAAGGGCGAGCACGGCTTGTCGTTGCTGCGTATCGCCTATAGTCATCTGAAGACGTATGAAGCGAGGCAGGCCCGCACGTCCTGA
- a CDS encoding ABC transporter ATP-binding protein encodes MPLLEVKDLSVRFTRREGAPVDAVQGVSFSLEAGRTLGIVGESGSGKSQTVMALLGLLAGNGKVSGAATYRGENLLTMNEAALNRIRGDRIGMIFQDPMTSLNPFLTIERQMTETLQLHRKMSRREARRRAIETLELVRIPDAARRIGMYPHEFSGGMRQRVMIAMALLSEPEILIADEPTTALDVTVQAQIIELLRELNRERGTAIILITHDMGVVAGLCDDVMVMYAGQTVEQASAAALFAAPTHPYTLGLLNALPRLTDDDDDRPLQTIPGNPPLPGEVGAGCAFAPRCGYCTERCRESRPPLAAVADLADALRACHRPVGEILEAQHV; translated from the coding sequence ATGCCGCTACTCGAAGTCAAAGACCTCAGCGTGCGCTTTACGCGTCGCGAAGGCGCACCCGTCGACGCGGTGCAAGGCGTGTCGTTTTCGCTCGAGGCGGGCCGCACGTTGGGTATCGTCGGCGAATCGGGCTCCGGCAAGAGTCAAACCGTGATGGCGTTGTTGGGCTTGCTGGCCGGCAACGGCAAGGTATCGGGCGCCGCGACCTATCGCGGCGAGAACCTGCTGACCATGAACGAAGCGGCGCTGAACCGGATTCGCGGCGATCGCATCGGCATGATCTTCCAGGATCCGATGACCTCGCTCAATCCGTTCCTGACAATCGAACGGCAGATGACCGAGACGCTGCAGTTGCATCGCAAGATGTCGCGCCGCGAAGCGCGCCGCCGCGCCATTGAAACGCTGGAGTTGGTGCGCATTCCCGATGCCGCGCGCCGCATCGGCATGTATCCGCACGAGTTTTCCGGCGGCATGCGGCAGCGCGTGATGATCGCGATGGCGCTGCTCTCCGAGCCCGAAATCCTGATCGCCGACGAACCCACCACCGCGCTCGACGTGACCGTCCAGGCGCAGATCATCGAGCTGCTGCGCGAGCTGAATCGCGAGCGCGGCACGGCGATCATTCTGATCACGCACGACATGGGCGTGGTGGCCGGCCTGTGCGACGACGTGATGGTGATGTACGCCGGCCAGACCGTCGAGCAGGCGAGCGCCGCCGCGCTGTTCGCCGCGCCGACGCATCCGTACACGCTCGGCCTGCTGAACGCGCTGCCGCGTCTCACTGACGATGACGACGACCGTCCGTTGCAAACCATTCCAGGTAATCCGCCGCTGCCCGGCGAAGTCGGCGCGGGCTGCGCATTCGCGCCGCGCTGCGGGTATTGCACCGAGCGCTGCCGCGAATCGCGCCCGCCCCTTGCCGCCGTCGCTGATCTCGCCGACGCGCTGCGCGCGTGCCATCGCCCGGTCGGGGAAATTCTCGAGGCACAACACGTATGA
- a CDS encoding ABC transporter permease subunit, with the protein MLAYTLRRTLWAIPTILAVITACYLLLHLTPGGPFDTEKQLSAAVLANLNAKYHLDEPLWLQYLHYLGSLLHGDLGPSFRYADWSVNDLVWKALPVSLGVGGVSVPIALVIGVALGTVAAVRRDRFVDHFVMVLGNLGNVVPPFVLGPVLVWIFAILLKTSEGHGWLPAGGWGDGEWRYRVLPIVLLTIINVAAIARVMRGSMIEVLSGNFIRTARAKGLPGRTIVLRHAMKPALMPVVSLLGSICISSITAAVVTESVFALPGLGQLVVNGAINRDYTLVLGLVVLTTAVAVLFNLLVDLAYAWLDPRIRY; encoded by the coding sequence ATGCTGGCCTATACGCTGCGTCGCACGCTCTGGGCGATCCCGACGATTCTCGCCGTGATCACCGCGTGCTATCTGCTGCTGCATCTCACCCCGGGCGGCCCGTTCGACACCGAGAAACAACTCTCGGCGGCCGTGCTCGCGAACCTCAACGCCAAGTATCACCTCGACGAGCCGTTGTGGCTGCAGTACCTCCACTACCTCGGCTCACTGCTGCACGGCGACCTCGGGCCGTCGTTCCGCTACGCCGACTGGTCGGTCAACGATCTGGTGTGGAAGGCGCTGCCGGTAAGCCTCGGCGTGGGCGGCGTGTCGGTGCCGATCGCGCTCGTGATCGGCGTCGCGCTCGGCACGGTGGCCGCGGTGCGGCGCGACCGCTTCGTCGATCACTTCGTGATGGTGCTCGGCAATCTCGGCAACGTGGTGCCGCCCTTCGTGCTGGGTCCGGTGCTGGTGTGGATCTTCGCGATCCTGCTGAAAACTTCCGAAGGACACGGCTGGCTGCCGGCCGGCGGCTGGGGCGACGGCGAATGGCGCTATCGCGTGCTGCCGATCGTCCTGCTCACCATCATCAACGTCGCGGCGATTGCCCGCGTGATGCGCGGCAGCATGATCGAAGTGCTGTCGGGCAACTTCATCCGCACGGCGCGCGCCAAGGGTTTGCCGGGCCGCACGATCGTCTTGCGCCACGCGATGAAACCGGCGCTGATGCCGGTCGTCTCGCTGCTCGGCTCGATCTGCATCTCGTCGATCACGGCGGCGGTGGTGACCGAATCGGTGTTCGCGCTGCCGGGCCTCGGCCAGCTGGTCGTCAACGGCGCGATCAATCGCGACTACACCCTCGTGCTCGGCCTCGTCGTGCTGACGACCGCTGTCGCCGTGCTGTTCAATCTGCTGGTCGACCTCGCGTATGCGTGGCTCGATCCGCGCATCCGGTACTGA
- a CDS encoding ABC transporter ATP-binding protein has translation MNTTSLAGQSQDASTLLRVDNLKVQFGVPRGGFPWSGKATLRAVDGVSFNVRRGETVGLVGESGCGKSTLARAIIGLAPVASGSVRWLGDETVLPGARRDTSRLRRDVQMIFQDPLASLDPRMTIEQIVAEPLMTHGQDIARTDVQRRVLTMLERVGLNAQHLRRYPHEFSGGQCQRVGIARALIGEPQLVICDEPVSALDVSIQAQIVNLLRDLQRELSLSLLFVAHDLAVVKAISHRVLVMYLGRVMEFGDKREVYGTPRHPYTRALLSAVPVPDPVVERARRHLLLRGEIASPLSPPSGCAFRTRCPDAIEACAREIPQPVTHGAKATRVACIRVEDTVR, from the coding sequence ATGAACACCACTTCTCTCGCGGGACAAAGCCAGGACGCGTCCACGCTGTTACGCGTCGACAATCTCAAGGTGCAATTCGGCGTGCCGCGCGGCGGCTTTCCGTGGTCCGGCAAAGCGACGCTGCGCGCGGTGGACGGCGTGTCGTTCAACGTGCGGCGCGGCGAAACCGTGGGACTCGTCGGCGAATCGGGTTGCGGCAAGTCCACGCTCGCGCGCGCGATCATCGGACTTGCGCCGGTGGCGAGCGGCAGCGTGCGCTGGCTCGGCGACGAAACCGTGCTGCCGGGCGCGCGCCGCGACACCTCGCGTTTGCGCCGCGACGTGCAGATGATTTTCCAGGACCCGCTCGCGTCGCTCGATCCGCGCATGACGATCGAACAGATCGTCGCCGAGCCTTTGATGACGCACGGCCAGGACATCGCGCGTACCGACGTGCAGCGGCGCGTGCTGACCATGCTCGAACGCGTCGGTCTCAACGCCCAGCATCTGCGCCGTTATCCGCACGAGTTTTCCGGCGGCCAGTGTCAGCGCGTCGGCATTGCGCGCGCGCTGATCGGCGAACCACAACTGGTGATCTGCGACGAACCGGTGTCCGCGCTCGACGTGTCGATCCAGGCGCAGATCGTCAACCTGCTGCGTGATCTGCAGCGAGAACTGTCGCTCTCCCTGCTATTCGTCGCGCACGATCTGGCCGTGGTCAAAGCAATCAGCCACCGCGTGCTGGTGATGTATCTGGGACGGGTGATGGAATTCGGCGACAAACGCGAGGTATACGGCACGCCCCGCCATCCGTACACGCGCGCGTTGCTCTCGGCCGTGCCGGTGCCCGATCCGGTCGTGGAGCGCGCGCGCCGTCATCTGCTGTTGCGCGGCGAGATCGCGTCGCCGCTCAGTCCGCCTTCCGGCTGCGCGTTTCGCACGCGCTGCCCGGATGCGATCGAAGCCTGCGCCAGGGAGATTCCGCAACCCGTCACGCACGGCGCCAAGGCGACACGGGTCGCCTGTATTCGCGTGGAAGACACCGTGAGGTAA
- a CDS encoding ABC transporter permease — protein MPRSLQSTAAALDPLAAIAKAPRSRGPLATAAWRFVRNRAAFTGFVVLMLIVVACVAGPWFLPNNPIDSDWSAISLPPTLQNMHWFGTDELGRDLLARTLQGGRVSLEVGLLGTLVSGLIGVAYGATAGYLGGRVDAVMMRIVDMMYAIPYMLIAILMMTMFGRAFYLVVLTISAFSWLDMARVVRGQTLSLRSREFIDAARAIGVSSRSIIARHIVPNLFGVVVVYASVTVPNIVLTESVLSFLGLGVQEPMTSWGVLIQDGAQKLESMPWLLLCPAVMLCVTLYCVNFVGDGLRDAFDPKDR, from the coding sequence ATGCCCCGCTCTCTTCAATCGACTGCCGCGGCGCTCGATCCGCTCGCGGCCATCGCGAAGGCGCCGCGTTCGCGTGGCCCGCTCGCCACCGCCGCGTGGCGCTTCGTGCGCAACCGCGCCGCTTTCACCGGCTTCGTCGTGCTGATGCTGATCGTGGTCGCCTGCGTGGCCGGTCCGTGGTTCCTGCCGAACAATCCGATCGATAGCGACTGGAGCGCGATCAGCCTGCCGCCGACCTTGCAAAACATGCACTGGTTCGGCACCGACGAACTCGGCCGCGATCTGCTCGCGCGTACGCTGCAAGGCGGCCGCGTGTCGCTCGAAGTCGGCCTGCTCGGCACGCTGGTGTCTGGGCTGATCGGCGTCGCGTATGGCGCGACCGCGGGCTATCTGGGCGGACGCGTCGACGCCGTCATGATGCGTATCGTCGACATGATGTACGCGATTCCCTACATGCTGATCGCCATCCTGATGATGACCATGTTCGGCCGCGCTTTCTATCTGGTCGTGCTCACCATCAGCGCGTTTTCGTGGCTCGACATGGCGCGCGTGGTGCGCGGCCAGACGCTGTCGCTGCGCTCGCGCGAATTCATCGACGCAGCGAGAGCGATCGGCGTGAGTTCGCGTTCGATCATCGCGCGTCACATCGTGCCGAATCTGTTCGGCGTGGTCGTGGTGTACGCCAGCGTGACCGTGCCGAACATCGTGCTGACCGAATCGGTGCTGTCGTTTCTCGGCCTCGGCGTGCAGGAGCCGATGACGAGCTGGGGCGTGCTGATTCAGGACGGCGCGCAAAAGCTCGAATCGATGCCCTGGCTGCTGCTGTGCCCGGCCGTGATGCTGTGCGTGACGCTGTATTGCGTGAATTTCGTCGGCGATGGTTTGCGCGACGCATTCGATCCGAAGGACCGCTGA
- a CDS encoding peptide ABC transporter substrate-binding protein has product MKTPFVYATALTALVLTFAPSAFAVSVPAGVTLAASQEMTRQVPGETESLDPAHIESWTGNTIGLDLFEGLTRMDASGAIVPGVAESWSRSGPTTWVFKLRHDARWSNGQPVTAADFVYSWQRVLDPKTGSKYTVLVEFVKNAKAILAGKAPLASLGVRAVDPYTLEVTTEVPATFFPQLTAMATMTPVNRAVVTKFGGDWTRPGNFVGNGPYALTDWQPSNRLVATKSPTYWNNGKVVISKVTYLPIENDETAMRMYQAGQFDYTYSVPSGIYAQVSKQFGPELKTGLQIATYYYSLNNDDPAFKDKRVRQALTMVLDRDLLTKRLTADGEVPMYGLIAKGTEGSSVFTPEWANWPMPKRIDYARNLLKTAGYSDAKPLTFTLTYNTNDLHKKVALFATSEWRTKLGVTAKLENVEYKVLLKQRHDGKVQASRDGWFVDYNDANSFFDLIRCNSVQNDQHYCNPQVDKLIDEGNQQIDDAKRTALFTQAHDLAMNDYPVVSLFQYSADRLVKSYVGGYKPTNYLDMRATQDMYLTKH; this is encoded by the coding sequence ATGAAAACCCCGTTCGTCTACGCGACGGCGCTGACCGCGCTCGTCCTCACGTTTGCCCCTTCCGCTTTCGCCGTCTCGGTGCCGGCCGGCGTCACGCTCGCCGCCAGCCAGGAGATGACCCGCCAGGTGCCGGGCGAAACGGAATCGCTCGACCCCGCGCATATCGAATCATGGACCGGCAACACGATCGGGCTCGACCTGTTCGAAGGCCTGACGCGCATGGACGCGAGCGGCGCGATCGTGCCGGGCGTCGCCGAGTCGTGGTCGCGCAGCGGGCCGACTACCTGGGTCTTCAAGCTGCGCCACGATGCGCGCTGGAGCAACGGGCAGCCGGTCACGGCGGCCGACTTCGTCTACTCGTGGCAACGCGTGCTCGATCCGAAGACGGGTTCGAAATACACGGTGCTGGTTGAATTCGTGAAGAACGCCAAGGCGATTCTCGCCGGCAAGGCGCCGCTCGCGAGCCTCGGCGTGCGCGCGGTCGATCCGTACACGCTCGAAGTCACGACCGAAGTGCCCGCCACGTTTTTCCCGCAGCTGACGGCCATGGCGACGATGACCCCGGTGAATCGCGCGGTCGTGACGAAGTTCGGCGGCGACTGGACCCGTCCGGGCAACTTCGTCGGCAATGGCCCGTATGCGCTGACCGACTGGCAGCCGAGTAACCGCCTGGTGGCCACCAAAAGCCCGACCTACTGGAATAACGGCAAGGTCGTGATCTCGAAAGTGACCTACCTGCCGATCGAAAACGACGAAACGGCGATGCGCATGTATCAGGCCGGCCAGTTCGACTACACCTACTCGGTGCCTTCGGGCATCTATGCGCAGGTCAGCAAGCAGTTTGGTCCCGAGCTAAAAACCGGCCTGCAGATCGCGACGTACTACTACAGCCTGAATAACGACGACCCGGCCTTCAAGGACAAGCGCGTACGCCAGGCACTGACGATGGTGCTGGACCGCGACCTGCTGACCAAACGTTTGACGGCCGACGGCGAAGTGCCGATGTACGGCCTGATCGCCAAGGGCACCGAAGGCTCAAGTGTCTTCACGCCGGAGTGGGCAAACTGGCCGATGCCCAAGCGCATCGACTACGCGCGCAACCTGCTGAAGACCGCGGGCTATTCGGACGCGAAACCGCTGACGTTCACGCTCACCTACAACACCAACGACCTGCACAAGAAGGTCGCGCTGTTCGCCACCTCGGAATGGCGCACCAAGCTCGGCGTGACCGCCAAGCTGGAAAACGTCGAATACAAGGTGCTGCTCAAGCAACGCCACGACGGCAAGGTGCAGGCCTCGCGCGACGGCTGGTTCGTCGACTACAACGACGCCAACTCGTTTTTCGATCTGATCCGCTGCAACAGCGTGCAGAACGACCAGCACTACTGCAACCCGCAAGTCGACAAGCTGATCGATGAAGGCAACCAGCAGATCGACGACGCGAAGCGCACCGCGCTGTTCACGCAGGCGCACGATCTGGCCATGAACGATTACCCCGTGGTATCGCTCTTCCAGTATTCGGCCGACCGGCTGGTCAAGTCGTATGTAGGCGGCTATAAGCCGACCAACTACCTCGACATGCGCGCCACGCAAGACATGTATCTGACCAAGCACTAA
- a CDS encoding cytidine deaminase: MNMEQLLERAGIAREKAYAPYSKFKVGAALLTKNGQVFDGCNVENASYGLCNCAERTAFFSAIAAGYQRDQFAALAVIGDTDGPIAPCGACRQVIIELGGPELPIRLGNLRGATRDTTAREQLPDAFYL, encoded by the coding sequence ATGAATATGGAACAGTTGTTGGAACGCGCGGGCATCGCGCGAGAAAAGGCCTATGCGCCTTATTCGAAATTCAAGGTCGGCGCGGCGCTGCTGACCAAAAACGGGCAGGTCTTCGACGGCTGCAATGTCGAGAACGCTTCGTATGGTTTGTGCAATTGCGCGGAACGTACCGCGTTTTTCAGCGCCATTGCGGCGGGTTATCAGCGTGACCAGTTTGCCGCGCTCGCCGTGATCGGCGATACGGACGGCCCGATCGCGCCGTGCGGCGCGTGCCGCCAGGTGATCATCGAACTGGGCGGCCCTGAACTGCCGATTCGCCTCGGCAATCTGCGTGGCGCGACGCGCGATACCACCGCACGCGAACAATTGCCGGACGCGTTCTATCTATGA
- a CDS encoding nucleoside hydrolase, with the protein MSKHKVIYDTDPGVDDAMALVFQALHPDIELLGLTSVFGNATIATTTRNARFLAGRFAAGVPVAQGAAAPLKRIAPKPLAWIHGDNGLGNIALDTTDEAALDTRPAHRFIIDTVRAHPGEVTLLAVGPLTNLALALADDPQIASLVKQVVIMGGAFGTDGVLGNVTPAAEANILGDPDAADIVLGAAWPVTIVGLDVTQRTIMSHEYLASLRERGGVAGQFVWEVSRHYEAFHEQSAQLAGIYVHDSSAVAYVVAPHLYTTRSGPVRVLTDGIAVGQTIQKPSTMPVPAPAWDSRPDCQVCIEVDVPGMLALYERTLCGTL; encoded by the coding sequence ATGAGCAAGCACAAGGTTATCTACGACACCGACCCAGGTGTGGACGATGCAATGGCGCTCGTGTTTCAGGCGCTGCATCCGGATATCGAACTGCTTGGTCTGACAAGCGTATTCGGCAACGCGACGATCGCAACGACCACGCGCAACGCGCGCTTCCTCGCTGGACGGTTCGCCGCCGGCGTGCCGGTCGCGCAGGGCGCGGCAGCGCCGCTCAAGCGCATCGCGCCCAAGCCGCTCGCATGGATTCACGGCGACAACGGTCTTGGCAATATCGCGTTGGATACAACGGACGAGGCCGCACTCGACACGCGTCCCGCGCACCGCTTCATCATCGACACGGTGCGCGCCCATCCCGGCGAAGTGACGCTGCTCGCGGTGGGCCCACTCACGAACCTTGCGCTAGCGCTCGCCGACGATCCGCAGATCGCCTCGCTCGTCAAACAGGTGGTCATCATGGGCGGCGCGTTCGGCACGGACGGCGTGCTCGGCAACGTCACGCCCGCGGCGGAAGCCAATATCCTGGGCGACCCGGATGCCGCCGACATCGTGCTCGGCGCGGCGTGGCCGGTCACGATCGTCGGGCTGGACGTCACGCAGCGCACTATCATGAGCCACGAGTATCTGGCCTCGCTGCGCGAGCGCGGCGGCGTGGCCGGTCAGTTCGTATGGGAAGTGTCGCGGCACTACGAGGCGTTTCACGAGCAAAGCGCGCAACTGGCGGGCATCTATGTGCACGATTCGTCGGCGGTGGCCTATGTCGTGGCGCCGCATCTCTATACGACGCGCAGCGGTCCCGTGCGTGTGCTGACTGACGGCATCGCGGTGGGTCAGACCATCCAGAAGCCGTCGACCATGCCCGTGCCCGCCCCGGCGTGGGATAGCCGGCCCGATTGCCAAGTGTGTATCGAGGTGGATGTGCCGGGTATGCTGGCGCTTTACGAGCGCACCCTTTGCGGCACGCTGTGA